The following proteins are encoded in a genomic region of Phycisphaera sp.:
- the flgK gene encoding flagellar hook-associated protein FlgK has translation MGLTSALRIGQSALNASQLGVQVTGNNMANMATPGYARRSLLLTPLESADPFQRFQAGNGVGPQSLSRVIDEAVLARLRGQIARESETTQAVQSLGALEAAIGELSETGLTTQLTEFFGAWSDRSTLVASDGVVVQQAETLVSNIKRLRSDLVDQKAQTDGLLDTLIPRVDDLLTQVADINKDVARAKVGGGDTATLQDQRDRVLDELAALIDVDTVERSSGAVDVYVGSTPMVLAGQSRGIELRRDAVDGVTEVTLRSKADGSVLPVRSGQVGALLKARDSAVGETIEQLDKLAAELIFQTNQIHATATGPDGLREATSQLRMPTEDRLLPINGPTNPSTADLPFDIRNGSFLVHIRNPVSGTSEATRIEVDLDGLGADSAATTVDDTSLEAIRQALDDVEGVRADFTADGRLRVRGENGARFSFSEDSSGLLGAIGMNAFFAGTSADDIAVRHDIADEPSRLQVGRIGADGEFRENAAALNMAKLQDKGFEALGGVGLNGFWATVAGDVGAQTDAALTSAQAAAVVRESIEAQRASVSGVSLDEEAINLVTYQQAYQGAARFISVVDQLQQELLSIF, from the coding sequence ATGGGCCTAACCAGCGCGCTGCGCATCGGACAGAGCGCCCTGAACGCCAGCCAGCTCGGCGTGCAGGTAACCGGCAATAACATGGCCAACATGGCCACGCCCGGCTACGCCCGGCGCTCGCTGCTGCTCACGCCGCTCGAGTCGGCCGACCCATTCCAGCGCTTCCAGGCGGGTAACGGCGTCGGGCCGCAATCGCTCAGCCGAGTGATCGACGAGGCGGTGCTGGCCCGCCTGCGCGGCCAGATCGCCCGCGAGAGCGAGACCACCCAGGCGGTGCAATCGCTCGGTGCGCTCGAGGCCGCCATCGGCGAGCTCAGCGAGACCGGGCTGACCACGCAACTCACCGAGTTCTTCGGGGCTTGGTCCGACCGCTCGACGCTGGTGGCCTCCGACGGCGTGGTCGTGCAGCAGGCCGAGACGCTGGTGAGCAACATCAAGCGGCTCCGTAGCGATTTGGTCGATCAGAAGGCCCAGACCGACGGCCTGCTCGACACGCTCATCCCCCGAGTGGACGACCTGCTAACCCAGGTTGCCGATATCAACAAGGACGTGGCCCGAGCGAAGGTGGGCGGCGGCGATACGGCAACCCTGCAAGACCAGCGCGACCGTGTGCTGGACGAACTCGCGGCGCTCATCGATGTCGATACCGTCGAGCGCTCCTCGGGCGCGGTTGACGTGTACGTCGGCAGCACGCCCATGGTCCTGGCCGGCCAGAGCCGGGGCATCGAGCTCCGTCGCGACGCGGTGGACGGCGTGACCGAGGTGACGCTGCGTTCGAAGGCCGACGGATCGGTCCTTCCGGTTCGCTCGGGCCAGGTCGGGGCCTTGCTCAAGGCCCGCGACAGCGCGGTGGGCGAGACCATCGAGCAGCTCGACAAGCTGGCCGCCGAGCTGATCTTCCAGACCAACCAGATCCATGCGACCGCCACCGGCCCGGACGGCTTGCGCGAGGCCACAAGCCAGCTCCGCATGCCCACCGAGGATCGGCTGCTCCCCATCAACGGGCCCACCAACCCCAGCACGGCCGACCTGCCGTTCGACATACGCAACGGCTCGTTCCTGGTTCACATCCGCAACCCTGTGAGCGGCACGAGCGAGGCGACCCGCATCGAGGTCGACCTCGACGGGCTGGGTGCCGATAGTGCGGCGACGACGGTCGACGATACTTCCCTCGAAGCCATCCGCCAAGCTCTTGATGATGTCGAGGGCGTGCGGGCCGACTTCACCGCCGACGGCCGCTTGCGCGTTCGCGGCGAGAACGGCGCCCGGTTCTCCTTCAGCGAGGACAGCAGCGGGCTGCTCGGTGCCATCGGCATGAACGCGTTCTTCGCGGGCACCAGCGCCGACGACATCGCCGTGCGCCATGACATCGCCGACGAGCCCAGCCGGCTCCAGGTCGGTCGTATCGGGGCCGACGGCGAGTTCCGCGAGAACGCGGCGGCCCTGAACATGGCCAAGCTGCAGGACAAGGGCTTCGAAGCGCTCGGCGGCGTGGGGCTTAACGGCTTCTGGGCCACCGTGGCCGGAGACGTGGGCGCCCAGACCGACGCAGCCCTCACCAGCGCCCAGGCGGCGGCGGTCGTGCGCGAGTCGATCGAGGCCCAGCGGGCTTCGGTCAGCGGCGTGAGCCTCGATGAGGAAGCCATCAACCTGGTCACCTACCAGCAGGCCTACCAGGGCGCGGCCCGCTTCATCTCGGTGGTCGACCAGTTGCAACAAGAACTGCTGAGCATCTTCTAA
- a CDS encoding flagellar basal body P-ring protein FlgI produces MRQMLLMITTLLLLAATTVGQDVGLPGVQVLPRRAELQIRELVDFANTTPAQLLGVGLVTGLSGTGDPLENSATAEPLMAAMRSQGVPVNDPTQLAESRGTALVWISAEIPSTGGREGDQFNVTITAANGAESLVGGELFVSPVRGHLPGDPVIAFASGSVVVQDPVTPRRGTIRKGLTLIKDIITHEVGNVFDLKVKTQYAGHAATSLVASTLNEAYYNSDEPGLPPVARALDDRIVRVSVPEADQPFLTEFVKFVMDRRVRDPDLLNLPARVIVNRETGAIVATADVDISPVGVTHEALQFTVTQPPLIATPQTPITTQERWAEVASTASQNEMAKLTDLLAALRTLDVPVREQIDLLAMMHEMGALHADFIEVP; encoded by the coding sequence ATGCGCCAGATGCTCTTGATGATCACGACCCTGCTCCTGCTCGCCGCGACCACGGTCGGGCAGGACGTGGGCCTGCCGGGCGTGCAGGTGCTGCCCCGCCGCGCAGAATTGCAGATCAGAGAGCTGGTCGACTTCGCCAACACGACGCCCGCCCAGCTCTTAGGCGTCGGGCTAGTGACCGGCCTCTCGGGCACGGGCGATCCGCTCGAAAACAGCGCCACCGCCGAGCCGCTCATGGCCGCCATGCGCAGCCAGGGTGTTCCCGTGAATGATCCCACCCAGCTCGCCGAATCGCGCGGCACGGCGTTGGTTTGGATCAGCGCCGAGATCCCCAGCACGGGCGGCCGAGAGGGCGACCAGTTCAACGTCACGATCACCGCGGCCAACGGGGCGGAAAGCCTGGTGGGCGGCGAGCTCTTCGTCTCGCCCGTCCGCGGCCACCTGCCGGGCGACCCCGTGATCGCCTTCGCGTCCGGCTCGGTCGTCGTGCAGGATCCGGTGACGCCGCGGCGCGGCACGATCCGCAAGGGGCTCACGCTCATCAAGGACATCATCACCCACGAGGTCGGCAACGTGTTCGACCTGAAGGTCAAGACGCAGTACGCCGGGCACGCGGCAACATCACTCGTCGCATCGACCCTCAACGAGGCATACTACAACTCCGACGAGCCGGGGCTGCCGCCGGTCGCGCGGGCCCTCGATGATCGCATCGTCCGGGTGAGCGTGCCCGAAGCCGACCAGCCGTTCCTCACCGAGTTCGTGAAGTTCGTCATGGACCGGCGGGTGCGCGACCCCGACCTCTTGAATCTTCCCGCGCGGGTCATCGTGAACCGGGAGACCGGTGCCATCGTGGCCACCGCCGACGTGGACATCAGCCCGGTGGGCGTGACGCACGAAGCGCTGCAATTCACGGTGACCCAACCCCCGCTCATTGCTACACCGCAGACGCCCATCACCACGCAGGAACGCTGGGCCGAGGTGGCCTCGACCGCCAGCCAGAACGAGATGGCCAAGCTGACCGACCTGCTGGCCGCATTGCGGACACTCGACGTGCCCGTCCGCGAGCAGATCGACCTGCTCGCCATGATGCACGAGATGGGTGCCCTGCACGCCGACTTCATCGAGGTGCCCTGA
- a CDS encoding flagellar basal body L-ring protein FlgH encodes MKILLTIPLIAVAAASASAQLSRQPNPAPTTAADPAEPLYAVSLFAVRPPEPREYERHDIIMIIVNESSSQTSEQTLETSKETDATASIGATLSVEELLNLRLENSSVSDLELLRYAAQREFEGEGEYERTDRITDRLSATVIDVKPNGVLVLEARRFTAGDEETKTFILSGNCRSEDVTEQNTIQSNQLAELRLEVRHEGEVRDAASKGPLTRFVEWLLPF; translated from the coding sequence ATGAAGATCCTGCTGACGATTCCGTTGATCGCGGTGGCCGCCGCTTCCGCGAGCGCCCAGCTCTCGCGTCAACCGAACCCGGCCCCCACCACCGCCGCCGATCCGGCCGAGCCTTTGTACGCGGTGTCGCTCTTTGCCGTGAGGCCACCCGAACCCAGGGAGTATGAGCGCCACGACATCATCATGATCATCGTGAACGAATCGTCGAGCCAGACCAGCGAGCAGACGCTGGAGACCTCGAAGGAAACCGACGCTACCGCGTCGATCGGAGCCACGCTAAGCGTCGAGGAGCTGCTCAACCTGCGGCTGGAAAACAGCAGCGTGAGCGACCTGGAATTGCTCCGCTATGCGGCACAGCGTGAGTTCGAGGGTGAGGGCGAGTACGAACGCACCGACCGCATCACCGATCGCCTCTCGGCCACCGTGATCGACGTAAAACCCAACGGCGTGCTCGTGCTCGAGGCCCGGCGCTTCACTGCCGGCGACGAGGAAACCAAGACGTTCATCCTGAGTGGTAACTGCCGGAGCGAGGACGTCACCGAGCAGAACACCATCCAGAGCAACCAGCTCGCCGAGCTGCGGCTGGAAGTGCGGCACGAGGGTGAGGTACGCGACGCCGCTAGCAAGGGGCCGCTCACACGATTCGTCGAGTGGCTCCTGCCCTTCTGA
- a CDS encoding flagella basal body P-ring formation protein FlgA, translating to MRTLFAILIGLLTTSAVAGGGSSTITLRSTVLIETGQTVTLGDIADLIGPEANRLAETTIDTTALNAGPGGWRKIDAQGVRVDLESAEPLWGALQLRGGPCYVRMVTHDPEAAQKSPDQPAIDRPATPGTVRQLAEQWIARAFKAPMRDVEVRWVSATPGLLDHTTARLLPHIDDAGRSNRMALRITLYDADANVVAEGEAKAEVRIRRDVAVLTHDVRKRRILTDGDVRIERQWTDATDTPAGVVTLIGREAATDLKAGAVVKANDVNTSVAIKRGERVQVRMIVGSITTTLLARAKTDGRPGEVIAFEMIAPTRRDRVPFQARVEHSGLAVAIVKDPSR from the coding sequence CGGTCCACCGTGCTCATCGAGACCGGCCAGACCGTGACGCTTGGGGACATCGCCGACCTGATCGGCCCCGAGGCGAATCGCCTGGCCGAGACGACCATCGACACGACCGCGCTGAACGCCGGCCCCGGCGGGTGGCGCAAGATCGACGCGCAGGGTGTGCGCGTCGACCTCGAATCGGCCGAGCCGCTCTGGGGGGCCCTGCAACTCCGCGGCGGCCCGTGCTACGTTCGCATGGTCACGCACGACCCAGAGGCCGCCCAGAAGTCGCCCGATCAGCCAGCCATCGACCGCCCCGCCACTCCCGGCACCGTACGTCAACTCGCCGAGCAGTGGATCGCCCGGGCGTTCAAGGCGCCCATGCGAGACGTCGAGGTCCGCTGGGTATCGGCGACACCGGGCCTGCTGGACCACACCACGGCTCGACTGCTCCCACACATCGACGACGCTGGGCGCTCAAACCGCATGGCGCTGCGGATCACGCTGTATGATGCCGACGCGAACGTGGTCGCCGAGGGCGAGGCCAAGGCCGAGGTCCGCATCCGCCGCGACGTAGCCGTGCTCACCCACGATGTCCGCAAGCGTCGCATCCTGACCGATGGCGACGTGCGGATCGAGCGGCAATGGACCGACGCGACCGATACGCCCGCCGGCGTGGTCACCCTCATCGGCCGCGAGGCGGCGACGGATCTGAAGGCCGGCGCGGTGGTCAAGGCCAACGACGTCAACACGAGCGTGGCCATCAAGCGTGGCGAACGGGTCCAGGTACGGATGATCGTGGGCAGCATCACGACAACACTCCTCGCCCGCGCCAAGACCGATGGGCGGCCCGGTGAAGTCATCGCCTTCGAGATGATCGCCCCCACCCGTCGCGACCGCGTGCCCTTCCAGGCACGGGTGGAGCACTCCGGATTGGCCGTCGCCATCGTGAAGGACCCCAGCCGATGA